A genomic segment from Truepera sp. encodes:
- a CDS encoding C4-type zinc ribbon domain-containing protein: protein MLNRLAEVQTFDLKLDALREDRGQVPHELVATDAKKRRLEQLMALKEQDRDVLRKRVNSNELELKTLQERRRAAADSAVRASTSKEASQFQNQELQFATRISELEEDTMPLLESQEALEQELAALRDELDALVPELEALRKAEDDRVAAVDAQSASVKAEREALAREITPSLLKQYEQVRKARRGVGLAEVIGNSTCSGCNVRLPIFVVQQVRRGEGVTRCPSCGRILYHKQED from the coding sequence ATGCTGAACCGATTGGCCGAAGTGCAAACGTTCGATCTCAAGCTGGACGCCTTACGTGAGGACCGCGGCCAGGTCCCACATGAACTGGTCGCTACCGACGCGAAGAAGCGCCGGCTCGAGCAGCTCATGGCGCTCAAGGAGCAGGACCGCGACGTGCTACGCAAACGAGTGAACTCCAACGAGCTGGAGCTCAAGACGCTTCAGGAGCGCCGCCGAGCGGCCGCCGATTCCGCCGTTCGCGCCTCGACGTCGAAGGAGGCGTCGCAGTTCCAGAACCAGGAGCTGCAGTTCGCTACCCGGATCTCCGAGTTGGAGGAAGACACCATGCCGCTCCTGGAGAGCCAGGAGGCCCTGGAGCAGGAGCTGGCCGCTCTGCGCGACGAGTTGGATGCGCTCGTGCCCGAACTCGAGGCGCTGCGCAAGGCCGAGGACGACCGCGTGGCTGCGGTCGACGCGCAGAGCGCAAGCGTGAAGGCCGAGCGCGAGGCGTTGGCGAGGGAGATCACGCCTTCGCTCCTGAAGCAGTACGAGCAGGTACGCAAAGCGCGGCGCGGCGTCGGTTTGGCCGAGGTCATCGGCAACAGCACCTGCAGCGGCTGCAACGTGCGCCTCCCCATCTTCGTGGTGCAACAGGTGCGCCGGGGCGAGGGCGTGACACGCTGCCCGAGTTGCGGCCGCATCCTCTATCACAAGCAGGAGGACTGA